A region of Micromonospora chokoriensis DNA encodes the following proteins:
- a CDS encoding acyltransferase family protein, whose translation MRNRYLDVLRFLAIVRVVVYHVTGWATLTLVFPAMSVMFALAGSLMAASLTRSGPAAVGRRLRRLLPSLWVLAAVFVPAMLLSGLPVSPRVLLWLFPIADPPANDWGALALSVIWYLRDYLWFVLASPVAFWLFRRAPLPTLLAPYLLLVAIEAGIYPAPTVLREFGLYFGAWMLGFAHHAGMLRRLSGRVLYPVAIALAVGGGAWIVGHPGPRGYDLNDNHLGNALWSAAFILVVLGRAPTGVEWLGRSRLADRAVTVVNRRALTIYLWHMPFVVALTPLVDVVGWSHQDPVGLAIRVLLVFALVGLVTLAVGWVEDVAARRRPEVIPGGPSRPAVVPAQRTVGEQATVDVNAG comes from the coding sequence ATGCGCAACAGGTACCTCGACGTGCTCCGTTTCCTGGCCATCGTCCGAGTGGTCGTCTACCACGTCACCGGGTGGGCGACCCTCACGCTCGTCTTCCCCGCCATGTCGGTGATGTTCGCGCTGGCCGGTTCGTTGATGGCCGCGTCGCTCACCCGCTCCGGGCCGGCGGCGGTCGGGCGTCGGCTGCGTCGGCTGCTGCCGTCACTGTGGGTGCTCGCGGCGGTCTTCGTGCCGGCCATGCTGCTCAGTGGGTTGCCGGTGAGCCCTCGGGTGCTGCTGTGGCTGTTCCCGATCGCCGACCCACCGGCCAACGACTGGGGCGCCCTGGCCCTGAGCGTCATCTGGTACCTCCGCGACTACCTGTGGTTCGTGCTCGCCTCACCTGTCGCGTTCTGGCTCTTTCGGCGTGCCCCGCTGCCAACCCTGCTCGCCCCGTACCTCCTCCTGGTCGCGATCGAGGCGGGGATCTACCCGGCGCCGACGGTGCTGCGCGAGTTCGGGCTGTACTTCGGAGCGTGGATGCTGGGCTTCGCCCACCACGCCGGGATGCTGCGCCGGCTCTCCGGCCGGGTGTTGTACCCGGTGGCGATCGCCCTCGCGGTGGGCGGCGGTGCCTGGATCGTCGGGCATCCGGGCCCCCGGGGGTACGACCTGAACGACAACCACCTGGGCAACGCCCTCTGGTCGGCCGCGTTCATCCTGGTCGTCCTCGGTCGGGCTCCCACCGGGGTGGAGTGGCTGGGTCGGAGCCGGCTGGCCGACCGGGCGGTGACAGTGGTCAACCGGAGGGCGCTCACCATCTACCTCTGGCACATGCCGTTCGTGGTGGCGCTCACTCCGCTGGTCGACGTGGTGGGTTGGTCCCACCAGGATCCGGTGGGGCTGGCCATCCGGGTGTTGCTGGTCTTCGCGCTGGTCGGCCTGGTCACCCTCGCCGTCGGTTGGGTCGAGGACGTCGCCGCCCGCCGCCGCCCGGAGGTGATCCCCGGTGGCCCGAGCCGACCGGCGGTGGTGCCCGCCCAGCGGACGGTCGGGGAGCAGGCCACCGTCGACGTCAACGCTGGCTGA
- a CDS encoding DUF4097 family beta strand repeat-containing protein gives MAMQPTTGGLRRRVTAPVALGLATTLIVLAGCDNLAMRRLDYDDTEPVQITSIRVLPGSGDVVVRGTGTAAEARIKRVVRYQGGEPRARYEIKGSELVLDTDCGDRCSVSYEVTVPEGVALQGESGSGDVELSKVGAVELRLGSGDVRVVDASGTVEVETGSGNIDVSEVSGAVHLRAGSGDITARRLGGTTDAEAGSGNVTVELDKPAAARAHASSGDVMLLVPPGSYRVRSGAGSGDARVTVADDPAASLVLDGSAGSGNVTISQR, from the coding sequence ATGGCAATGCAACCGACCACCGGCGGTCTCCGTCGTCGCGTCACCGCCCCCGTCGCCCTGGGGCTGGCAACCACTCTCATCGTGCTCGCCGGGTGTGACAACCTGGCCATGCGTCGGCTCGACTACGACGACACCGAGCCGGTGCAGATCACCAGCATCCGGGTGTTGCCGGGCTCCGGTGACGTGGTCGTCCGGGGCACCGGCACGGCGGCGGAGGCGCGGATCAAGCGGGTGGTGCGCTACCAGGGTGGCGAGCCCCGGGCCCGGTACGAGATCAAGGGCAGCGAGCTGGTGCTGGACACCGACTGCGGCGACCGGTGCAGCGTCTCCTACGAGGTGACGGTGCCGGAGGGTGTGGCTCTCCAGGGCGAGTCCGGTTCCGGTGACGTCGAGCTGAGCAAGGTCGGCGCGGTGGAGCTTCGGTTGGGGTCGGGTGACGTGCGGGTCGTCGACGCGAGCGGCACGGTCGAGGTGGAGACCGGTTCCGGCAACATCGACGTGAGCGAGGTCAGCGGGGCCGTCCACCTGCGCGCCGGGTCCGGTGACATCACCGCGCGGCGGCTCGGTGGCACGACGGATGCCGAGGCCGGCTCCGGCAATGTCACCGTCGAGTTGGACAAACCGGCTGCGGCGCGGGCGCACGCGTCCAGCGGCGACGTGATGTTGCTGGTGCCGCCGGGCAGTTACCGGGTGCGCTCCGGCGCGGGCTCCGGTGACGCGCGGGTCACCGTCGCCGACGACCCGGCCGCGTCGCTGGTGCTCGACGGTTCGGCCGGCAGCGGCAACGTGACGATCAGCCAGCGTTGA